Proteins co-encoded in one Siniperca chuatsi isolate FFG_IHB_CAS linkage group LG11, ASM2008510v1, whole genome shotgun sequence genomic window:
- the lrrfip2 gene encoding leucine-rich repeat flightless-interacting protein 2 isoform X15 translates to MGTQGSGRKRAPLKDRFSAEDEALSSIAREAEARLAAKRAARAEARDIRMRELERQQKEADTEKARSSSSSRSSSHHRRDGLSTSSTLKTSRSTSSVYNDLHGYKKASSSKKDLLTGLYHDQRNYTSLTKTKAPPLPSTSTYQPRATTSSSSTTGTGLSRSYSMASIYDDNGLYGSGYSSRAPSEYSWYSSGASSTRSSPVSSSDDDTVSSVSQERFSRGRRDSASSDFSDISESAADYFSRSNRRGSIVSDLDDLSIPDLDALDEKCDKQYSDYSRPSSRCATPGLSAATLATLGGTSSRRGSADTGSIYEPDTSLSELRDIYELKDQIQDVEGRYMQGLKELKESLAEVEEKYKKAMVSNAQLDNDKGNLIYQVDTLKDVIEEMEEQMAEMKRELEEKSKELERQKHTCTVLQHKQEELKEGIRQRDELIEESQRMQTKLDDLTREVFDLQETINWKDKKIGALERQKEYFDCIRNERDELRDELADIKGKAKAVETHGLVIIPDGTPNGDVNHEPQSSGITVVSQEAAQVLESAGEGPLDVRLRKLAEEKDELLAQIRKLKNQLEEERQKHSKMDSAYTDGEKMENGTDLHFIEMQRDANRQISEYKFKLSKAEQEMGTMEQNIARLEGQVSRYKASADNSEKVEDELKAEKRKLQRELRTALDKIEEMEMTNNHLVKRLEKMKANRNALLSQQ, encoded by the exons GCAGAGGCGAGGCTGGCAGCGAAGAGGGCGGCTCGAGCAGAGGCCAGGGATATTCGAATGAGGGAACTTGAACGGCAGCAGAAAGAG GCTGATACAGAAAAGGCCAGATCCTCTAGTAGTAGTAGATCTAGCAGCCATCATCGCCGG GATGGCCTCTCCACTAGCTCCACCCTCAAGACTTCCCGATCCACT AGTTCTGTGTACAATGACCTGCATGGCTATAAAAAGGCCAGCTCCTCGAAGAAGGACCTGCTG ACTGGACTGTACCATGATCAAAGGAACTACACCAGCCTAACGAAGACCAAAGCACCGCCTCTTCCTTCCACTTCCACCTATCAGCCTCGG GCCACCACTTCTTCGTCCTCCACCACTGGCACGGGGCTATCTCGCAGCTACAGCATG GCCTCTATTTACGATGACAACGGTCTTTATGGCTCGGGGTACAGTTCAAGAGCT CCCTCTGAATACAGCTGGTACTCCTCAGGAGCCAGCTCCACCCGCAGCAGCCCTGTG TCTTCCTCAGATGATGACACTGTCAGCAGCGTGTCCCAGGAGCGCTTCAGCAGAGGCCGCAGGGATAGTGCG TCGTCTGACTTCTCGGACATTAGCGAGTCGGCTGCTGATTATTTCAGCCGCTCCAACCGAAGAGGCAGTATTGTGTCTGACCTTGATGATTTGAGCATTCCAGATCTGGACGCT ctGGATGAAAAATGTGACAAGCAGTATTCAGATTATAGTCGG CCATCTTCCCGCTGTGCCACCCCAGGCCTCTCAGCAGCCACATTGGCAACACTGGGTGGCACCTCATCACGACGGGGCAGCGCAGACACTGGTAGCATCTATGAGCCCGACACCAGCCTGAGTGAACTTAGG GATATCTATGAACTAAAGGACCAGATTCAGGATGTAGAAGGGCGATACATGCAAGGGCTTAAAGAGCTGAAG GAGTCACTtgcagaggtggaggagaagtATAAGAAAGCCATGGTGTCGAACGCACAGCTGGACAATGACAAAGGCAACCTCATCTATCAAGTGGACACACTAAAGGATGTCATAGAGGAGATGGAGGAACAAATGGCTGAGATGAAGAGGGAGCTGGAAGAAAAGTCAAAG GAACTAGAAAGACAAAAGCACACATGTACAGTCCTGCAGCATAAACAAGAAGAACTGAAAGAGGGAATCCGCCAGAGAGATGAGCTTATAGAG GAGAGCCAGCGAATGCAGACTAAGTTAGATGACCTCACCAGAGAGGTGTTTGACCTGCAGGAAACGATAAACTGGAAGGACAAAAAGATTGGG GCCctagagagacagaaagagtacTTTGATTGCATTAGGAATGAGAGGGATGAGCTCAGAGATGAGCTCGCTGACATCAAGGGGAAGGCCAAAGCAGTAGAG ACACATGGGCTCGTCATCATCCCAGACGGCACACCAAATGGAGATGTCAACCATGAGCCTCAGTCCTCAGGGATCACTGTGGTCTCCCAGGAGGCCGCTCAGGTGCTGGAGTCTGCAGGAGAGGGCCCGCTGG ATGTCAGGCTACGGAAGTTGGCAGAGGAGAAAGATGAACTCTTGGCTCAGATCAGGAAGCTGAAGaatcagctggaggaggagagacagaaacactcaAAGATGGACAGTGCATACACAGACGGGGAGAAGATGGAGAACGGTACAGACCTACACTTTATTGAGATGCAGA GAGATGCCAACAGACAGATTAGTGAATACAAATTCAAGCTTTCCAAGGCAGAGCAGGAAATGGGTACAATGGAACAAAAT atTGCCAGACTTGAAGGGCAAGTGTCCAGGTACAAGGCATCAGCAGACAACTCAGAGAAAGTAGAAGATGAACTTAAGGCAGAAAAACGGAAACTTCAAAGAGAG CTGCGCACAGCTCTAGATAAGATAGAGGAGATGGAGATGACCAACAACCACCTAGTAAAGCGCCTCGAGAAGATGAAGGCCAACAGGAACGCCCTTCTGTCACAGCAGTGA
- the lrrfip2 gene encoding leucine-rich repeat flightless-interacting protein 2 isoform X17: protein MGTQGSGRKRAPLKDRFSAEDEALSSIAREAEARLAAKRAARAEARDIRMRELERQQKELSYRSSSGSNRKWGQIHQWMADTEKARSSSSSRSSSHHRRDGLSTSSTLKTSRSTTGLYHDQRNYTSLTKTKAPPLPSTSTYQPRATTSSSSTTGTGLSRSYSMASIYDDNGLYGSGYSSRAPSEYSWYSSGASSTRSSPVSSSDDDTVSSVSQERFSRGRRDSASSDFSDISESAADYFSRSNRRGSIVSDLDDLSIPDLDALDEKCDKQYSDYSRPSSRCATPGLSAATLATLGGTSSRRGSADTGSIYEPDTSLSELRDIYELKDQIQDVEGRYMQGLKELKESLAEVEEKYKKAMVSNAQLDNDKGNLIYQVDTLKDVIEEMEEQMAEMKRELEEKSKELERQKHTCTVLQHKQEELKEGIRQRDELIEESQRMQTKLDDLTREVFDLQETINWKDKKIGALERQKEYFDCIRNERDELRDELADIKGKAKAVETHGLVIIPDGTPNGDVNHEPQSSGITVVSQEAAQVLESAGEGPLDVRLRKLAEEKDELLAQIRKLKNQLEEERQKHSKMDSAYTDGEKMENGTDLHFIEMQRDANRQISEYKFKLSKAEQEMGTMEQNIARLEGQVSRYKASADNSEKVEDELKAEKRKLQRELRTALDKIEEMEMTNNHLVKRLEKMKANRNALLSQQ, encoded by the exons GCAGAGGCGAGGCTGGCAGCGAAGAGGGCGGCTCGAGCAGAGGCCAGGGATATTCGAATGAGGGAACTTGAACGGCAGCAGAAAGAG CTTTCTTACCGCTCATCCAGTGGTAGCAACAGAAAATGGGGTCAGATCCACCAGTGGATG GCTGATACAGAAAAGGCCAGATCCTCTAGTAGTAGTAGATCTAGCAGCCATCATCGCCGG GATGGCCTCTCCACTAGCTCCACCCTCAAGACTTCCCGATCCACT ACTGGACTGTACCATGATCAAAGGAACTACACCAGCCTAACGAAGACCAAAGCACCGCCTCTTCCTTCCACTTCCACCTATCAGCCTCGG GCCACCACTTCTTCGTCCTCCACCACTGGCACGGGGCTATCTCGCAGCTACAGCATG GCCTCTATTTACGATGACAACGGTCTTTATGGCTCGGGGTACAGTTCAAGAGCT CCCTCTGAATACAGCTGGTACTCCTCAGGAGCCAGCTCCACCCGCAGCAGCCCTGTG TCTTCCTCAGATGATGACACTGTCAGCAGCGTGTCCCAGGAGCGCTTCAGCAGAGGCCGCAGGGATAGTGCG TCGTCTGACTTCTCGGACATTAGCGAGTCGGCTGCTGATTATTTCAGCCGCTCCAACCGAAGAGGCAGTATTGTGTCTGACCTTGATGATTTGAGCATTCCAGATCTGGACGCT ctGGATGAAAAATGTGACAAGCAGTATTCAGATTATAGTCGG CCATCTTCCCGCTGTGCCACCCCAGGCCTCTCAGCAGCCACATTGGCAACACTGGGTGGCACCTCATCACGACGGGGCAGCGCAGACACTGGTAGCATCTATGAGCCCGACACCAGCCTGAGTGAACTTAGG GATATCTATGAACTAAAGGACCAGATTCAGGATGTAGAAGGGCGATACATGCAAGGGCTTAAAGAGCTGAAG GAGTCACTtgcagaggtggaggagaagtATAAGAAAGCCATGGTGTCGAACGCACAGCTGGACAATGACAAAGGCAACCTCATCTATCAAGTGGACACACTAAAGGATGTCATAGAGGAGATGGAGGAACAAATGGCTGAGATGAAGAGGGAGCTGGAAGAAAAGTCAAAG GAACTAGAAAGACAAAAGCACACATGTACAGTCCTGCAGCATAAACAAGAAGAACTGAAAGAGGGAATCCGCCAGAGAGATGAGCTTATAGAG GAGAGCCAGCGAATGCAGACTAAGTTAGATGACCTCACCAGAGAGGTGTTTGACCTGCAGGAAACGATAAACTGGAAGGACAAAAAGATTGGG GCCctagagagacagaaagagtacTTTGATTGCATTAGGAATGAGAGGGATGAGCTCAGAGATGAGCTCGCTGACATCAAGGGGAAGGCCAAAGCAGTAGAG ACACATGGGCTCGTCATCATCCCAGACGGCACACCAAATGGAGATGTCAACCATGAGCCTCAGTCCTCAGGGATCACTGTGGTCTCCCAGGAGGCCGCTCAGGTGCTGGAGTCTGCAGGAGAGGGCCCGCTGG ATGTCAGGCTACGGAAGTTGGCAGAGGAGAAAGATGAACTCTTGGCTCAGATCAGGAAGCTGAAGaatcagctggaggaggagagacagaaacactcaAAGATGGACAGTGCATACACAGACGGGGAGAAGATGGAGAACGGTACAGACCTACACTTTATTGAGATGCAGA GAGATGCCAACAGACAGATTAGTGAATACAAATTCAAGCTTTCCAAGGCAGAGCAGGAAATGGGTACAATGGAACAAAAT atTGCCAGACTTGAAGGGCAAGTGTCCAGGTACAAGGCATCAGCAGACAACTCAGAGAAAGTAGAAGATGAACTTAAGGCAGAAAAACGGAAACTTCAAAGAGAG CTGCGCACAGCTCTAGATAAGATAGAGGAGATGGAGATGACCAACAACCACCTAGTAAAGCGCCTCGAGAAGATGAAGGCCAACAGGAACGCCCTTCTGTCACAGCAGTGA
- the lrrfip2 gene encoding leucine-rich repeat flightless-interacting protein 2 isoform X14 → MGTQGSGRKRAPLKDRFSAEDEALSSIAREAEARLAAKRAARAEARDIRMRELERQQKELSYRSSSGSNRKWGQIHQWMADTEKARSSSSSRSSSHHRRGLDDDVMSVRSYRDGLSTSSTLKTSRSTTGLYHDQRNYTSLTKTKAPPLPSTSTYQPRATTSSSSTTGTGLSRSYSMASIYDDNGLYGSGYSSRAPSEYSWYSSGASSTRSSPVSSSDDDTVSSVSQERFSRGRRDSASSDFSDISESAADYFSRSNRRGSIVSDLDDLSIPDLDALDEKCDKQYSDYSRPSSRCATPGLSAATLATLGGTSSRRGSADTGSIYEPDTSLSELRDIYELKDQIQDVEGRYMQGLKELKESLAEVEEKYKKAMVSNAQLDNDKGNLIYQVDTLKDVIEEMEEQMAEMKRELEEKSKELERQKHTCTVLQHKQEELKEGIRQRDELIEESQRMQTKLDDLTREVFDLQETINWKDKKIGALERQKEYFDCIRNERDELRDELADIKGKAKAVETHGLVIIPDGTPNGDVNHEPQSSGITVVSQEAAQVLESAGEGPLDVRLRKLAEEKDELLAQIRKLKNQLEEERQKHSKMDSAYTDGEKMENGTDLHFIEMQRDANRQISEYKFKLSKAEQEMGTMEQNIARLEGQVSRYKASADNSEKVEDELKAEKRKLQRELRTALDKIEEMEMTNNHLVKRLEKMKANRNALLSQQ, encoded by the exons GCAGAGGCGAGGCTGGCAGCGAAGAGGGCGGCTCGAGCAGAGGCCAGGGATATTCGAATGAGGGAACTTGAACGGCAGCAGAAAGAG CTTTCTTACCGCTCATCCAGTGGTAGCAACAGAAAATGGGGTCAGATCCACCAGTGGATG GCTGATACAGAAAAGGCCAGATCCTCTAGTAGTAGTAGATCTAGCAGCCATCATCGCCGG GGGCTGGATGATGATGTCATGTCAGTCCGCAGCTACAGG GATGGCCTCTCCACTAGCTCCACCCTCAAGACTTCCCGATCCACT ACTGGACTGTACCATGATCAAAGGAACTACACCAGCCTAACGAAGACCAAAGCACCGCCTCTTCCTTCCACTTCCACCTATCAGCCTCGG GCCACCACTTCTTCGTCCTCCACCACTGGCACGGGGCTATCTCGCAGCTACAGCATG GCCTCTATTTACGATGACAACGGTCTTTATGGCTCGGGGTACAGTTCAAGAGCT CCCTCTGAATACAGCTGGTACTCCTCAGGAGCCAGCTCCACCCGCAGCAGCCCTGTG TCTTCCTCAGATGATGACACTGTCAGCAGCGTGTCCCAGGAGCGCTTCAGCAGAGGCCGCAGGGATAGTGCG TCGTCTGACTTCTCGGACATTAGCGAGTCGGCTGCTGATTATTTCAGCCGCTCCAACCGAAGAGGCAGTATTGTGTCTGACCTTGATGATTTGAGCATTCCAGATCTGGACGCT ctGGATGAAAAATGTGACAAGCAGTATTCAGATTATAGTCGG CCATCTTCCCGCTGTGCCACCCCAGGCCTCTCAGCAGCCACATTGGCAACACTGGGTGGCACCTCATCACGACGGGGCAGCGCAGACACTGGTAGCATCTATGAGCCCGACACCAGCCTGAGTGAACTTAGG GATATCTATGAACTAAAGGACCAGATTCAGGATGTAGAAGGGCGATACATGCAAGGGCTTAAAGAGCTGAAG GAGTCACTtgcagaggtggaggagaagtATAAGAAAGCCATGGTGTCGAACGCACAGCTGGACAATGACAAAGGCAACCTCATCTATCAAGTGGACACACTAAAGGATGTCATAGAGGAGATGGAGGAACAAATGGCTGAGATGAAGAGGGAGCTGGAAGAAAAGTCAAAG GAACTAGAAAGACAAAAGCACACATGTACAGTCCTGCAGCATAAACAAGAAGAACTGAAAGAGGGAATCCGCCAGAGAGATGAGCTTATAGAG GAGAGCCAGCGAATGCAGACTAAGTTAGATGACCTCACCAGAGAGGTGTTTGACCTGCAGGAAACGATAAACTGGAAGGACAAAAAGATTGGG GCCctagagagacagaaagagtacTTTGATTGCATTAGGAATGAGAGGGATGAGCTCAGAGATGAGCTCGCTGACATCAAGGGGAAGGCCAAAGCAGTAGAG ACACATGGGCTCGTCATCATCCCAGACGGCACACCAAATGGAGATGTCAACCATGAGCCTCAGTCCTCAGGGATCACTGTGGTCTCCCAGGAGGCCGCTCAGGTGCTGGAGTCTGCAGGAGAGGGCCCGCTGG ATGTCAGGCTACGGAAGTTGGCAGAGGAGAAAGATGAACTCTTGGCTCAGATCAGGAAGCTGAAGaatcagctggaggaggagagacagaaacactcaAAGATGGACAGTGCATACACAGACGGGGAGAAGATGGAGAACGGTACAGACCTACACTTTATTGAGATGCAGA GAGATGCCAACAGACAGATTAGTGAATACAAATTCAAGCTTTCCAAGGCAGAGCAGGAAATGGGTACAATGGAACAAAAT atTGCCAGACTTGAAGGGCAAGTGTCCAGGTACAAGGCATCAGCAGACAACTCAGAGAAAGTAGAAGATGAACTTAAGGCAGAAAAACGGAAACTTCAAAGAGAG CTGCGCACAGCTCTAGATAAGATAGAGGAGATGGAGATGACCAACAACCACCTAGTAAAGCGCCTCGAGAAGATGAAGGCCAACAGGAACGCCCTTCTGTCACAGCAGTGA
- the lrrfip2 gene encoding leucine-rich repeat flightless-interacting protein 2 isoform X1 — protein MGTQGSGRKRAPLKDRFSAEDEALSSIAREAEARLAAKRAARAEARDIRMRELERQQKELSYRSSSGSNRKWGQIHQWMADTEKARSSSSSRSSSHHRRGLDDDVMSVRSYRSTSSAMRDLGSRSSSRRKDALDGLSTSSTLKTSRSTSSVYNDLHGYKKASSSKKDLLTGLYHDQRNYTSLTKTKAPPLPSTSTYQPRATTSSSSTTGTGLSRSYSMASIYDDNGLYGSGYSSRAPSEYSWYSSGASSTRSSPVSSSDDDTVSSVSQERFSRGRRDSASSDFSDISESAADYFSRSNRRGSIVSDLDDLSIPDLDALDEKCDKQYSDYSRPSSRCATPGLSAATLATLGGTSSRRGSADTGSIYEPDTSLSELRDIYELKDQIQDVEGRYMQGLKELKESLAEVEEKYKKAMVSNAQLDNDKGNLIYQVDTLKDVIEEMEEQMAEMKRELEEKSKELERQKHTCTVLQHKQEELKEGIRQRDELIEESQRMQTKLDDLTREVFDLQETINWKDKKIGALERQKEYFDCIRNERDELRDELADIKGKAKAVETHGLVIIPDGTPNGDVNHEPQSSGITVVSQEAAQVLESAGEGPLDVRLRKLAEEKDELLAQIRKLKNQLEEERQKHSKMDSAYTDGEKMENGTDLHFIEMQRDANRQISEYKFKLSKAEQEMGTMEQNIARLEGQVSRYKASADNSEKVEDELKAEKRKLQRELRTALDKIEEMEMTNNHLVKRLEKMKANRNALLSQQ, from the exons GCAGAGGCGAGGCTGGCAGCGAAGAGGGCGGCTCGAGCAGAGGCCAGGGATATTCGAATGAGGGAACTTGAACGGCAGCAGAAAGAG CTTTCTTACCGCTCATCCAGTGGTAGCAACAGAAAATGGGGTCAGATCCACCAGTGGATG GCTGATACAGAAAAGGCCAGATCCTCTAGTAGTAGTAGATCTAGCAGCCATCATCGCCGG GGGCTGGATGATGATGTCATGTCAGTCCGCAGCTACAGG tcaaCCTCATCAGCAATGCGTGACTTGGGGAGTCGATCCAGTTCCCGTAGAAAAGATGCCTTG GATGGCCTCTCCACTAGCTCCACCCTCAAGACTTCCCGATCCACT AGTTCTGTGTACAATGACCTGCATGGCTATAAAAAGGCCAGCTCCTCGAAGAAGGACCTGCTG ACTGGACTGTACCATGATCAAAGGAACTACACCAGCCTAACGAAGACCAAAGCACCGCCTCTTCCTTCCACTTCCACCTATCAGCCTCGG GCCACCACTTCTTCGTCCTCCACCACTGGCACGGGGCTATCTCGCAGCTACAGCATG GCCTCTATTTACGATGACAACGGTCTTTATGGCTCGGGGTACAGTTCAAGAGCT CCCTCTGAATACAGCTGGTACTCCTCAGGAGCCAGCTCCACCCGCAGCAGCCCTGTG TCTTCCTCAGATGATGACACTGTCAGCAGCGTGTCCCAGGAGCGCTTCAGCAGAGGCCGCAGGGATAGTGCG TCGTCTGACTTCTCGGACATTAGCGAGTCGGCTGCTGATTATTTCAGCCGCTCCAACCGAAGAGGCAGTATTGTGTCTGACCTTGATGATTTGAGCATTCCAGATCTGGACGCT ctGGATGAAAAATGTGACAAGCAGTATTCAGATTATAGTCGG CCATCTTCCCGCTGTGCCACCCCAGGCCTCTCAGCAGCCACATTGGCAACACTGGGTGGCACCTCATCACGACGGGGCAGCGCAGACACTGGTAGCATCTATGAGCCCGACACCAGCCTGAGTGAACTTAGG GATATCTATGAACTAAAGGACCAGATTCAGGATGTAGAAGGGCGATACATGCAAGGGCTTAAAGAGCTGAAG GAGTCACTtgcagaggtggaggagaagtATAAGAAAGCCATGGTGTCGAACGCACAGCTGGACAATGACAAAGGCAACCTCATCTATCAAGTGGACACACTAAAGGATGTCATAGAGGAGATGGAGGAACAAATGGCTGAGATGAAGAGGGAGCTGGAAGAAAAGTCAAAG GAACTAGAAAGACAAAAGCACACATGTACAGTCCTGCAGCATAAACAAGAAGAACTGAAAGAGGGAATCCGCCAGAGAGATGAGCTTATAGAG GAGAGCCAGCGAATGCAGACTAAGTTAGATGACCTCACCAGAGAGGTGTTTGACCTGCAGGAAACGATAAACTGGAAGGACAAAAAGATTGGG GCCctagagagacagaaagagtacTTTGATTGCATTAGGAATGAGAGGGATGAGCTCAGAGATGAGCTCGCTGACATCAAGGGGAAGGCCAAAGCAGTAGAG ACACATGGGCTCGTCATCATCCCAGACGGCACACCAAATGGAGATGTCAACCATGAGCCTCAGTCCTCAGGGATCACTGTGGTCTCCCAGGAGGCCGCTCAGGTGCTGGAGTCTGCAGGAGAGGGCCCGCTGG ATGTCAGGCTACGGAAGTTGGCAGAGGAGAAAGATGAACTCTTGGCTCAGATCAGGAAGCTGAAGaatcagctggaggaggagagacagaaacactcaAAGATGGACAGTGCATACACAGACGGGGAGAAGATGGAGAACGGTACAGACCTACACTTTATTGAGATGCAGA GAGATGCCAACAGACAGATTAGTGAATACAAATTCAAGCTTTCCAAGGCAGAGCAGGAAATGGGTACAATGGAACAAAAT atTGCCAGACTTGAAGGGCAAGTGTCCAGGTACAAGGCATCAGCAGACAACTCAGAGAAAGTAGAAGATGAACTTAAGGCAGAAAAACGGAAACTTCAAAGAGAG CTGCGCACAGCTCTAGATAAGATAGAGGAGATGGAGATGACCAACAACCACCTAGTAAAGCGCCTCGAGAAGATGAAGGCCAACAGGAACGCCCTTCTGTCACAGCAGTGA
- the lrrfip2 gene encoding leucine-rich repeat flightless-interacting protein 2 isoform X11, producing MGTQGSGRKRAPLKDRFSAEDEALSSIAREAEARLAAKRAARAEARDIRMRELERQQKELSYRSSSGSNRKWGQIHQWMADTEKARSSSSSRSSSHHRRGLDDDVMSVRSYRSTSSAMRDLGSRSSSRRKDALDGLSTSSTLKTSRSTSSVYNDLHGYKKASSSKKDLLTGLYHDQRNYTSLTKTKAPPLPSTSTYQPRATTSSSSTTGTGLSRSYSMASIYDDNGLYGSGYSSRAPSEYSWYSSGASSTRSSPVSSSDDDTVSSVSQERFSRGRRDSALDEKCDKQYSDYSRPSSRCATPGLSAATLATLGGTSSRRGSADTGSIYEPDTSLSELRDIYELKDQIQDVEGRYMQGLKELKESLAEVEEKYKKAMVSNAQLDNDKGNLIYQVDTLKDVIEEMEEQMAEMKRELEEKSKELERQKHTCTVLQHKQEELKEGIRQRDELIEESQRMQTKLDDLTREVFDLQETINWKDKKIGALERQKEYFDCIRNERDELRDELADIKGKAKAVETHGLVIIPDGTPNGDVNHEPQSSGITVVSQEAAQVLESAGEGPLDVRLRKLAEEKDELLAQIRKLKNQLEEERQKHSKMDSAYTDGEKMENGTDLHFIEMQRDANRQISEYKFKLSKAEQEMGTMEQNIARLEGQVSRYKASADNSEKVEDELKAEKRKLQRELRTALDKIEEMEMTNNHLVKRLEKMKANRNALLSQQ from the exons GCAGAGGCGAGGCTGGCAGCGAAGAGGGCGGCTCGAGCAGAGGCCAGGGATATTCGAATGAGGGAACTTGAACGGCAGCAGAAAGAG CTTTCTTACCGCTCATCCAGTGGTAGCAACAGAAAATGGGGTCAGATCCACCAGTGGATG GCTGATACAGAAAAGGCCAGATCCTCTAGTAGTAGTAGATCTAGCAGCCATCATCGCCGG GGGCTGGATGATGATGTCATGTCAGTCCGCAGCTACAGG tcaaCCTCATCAGCAATGCGTGACTTGGGGAGTCGATCCAGTTCCCGTAGAAAAGATGCCTTG GATGGCCTCTCCACTAGCTCCACCCTCAAGACTTCCCGATCCACT AGTTCTGTGTACAATGACCTGCATGGCTATAAAAAGGCCAGCTCCTCGAAGAAGGACCTGCTG ACTGGACTGTACCATGATCAAAGGAACTACACCAGCCTAACGAAGACCAAAGCACCGCCTCTTCCTTCCACTTCCACCTATCAGCCTCGG GCCACCACTTCTTCGTCCTCCACCACTGGCACGGGGCTATCTCGCAGCTACAGCATG GCCTCTATTTACGATGACAACGGTCTTTATGGCTCGGGGTACAGTTCAAGAGCT CCCTCTGAATACAGCTGGTACTCCTCAGGAGCCAGCTCCACCCGCAGCAGCCCTGTG TCTTCCTCAGATGATGACACTGTCAGCAGCGTGTCCCAGGAGCGCTTCAGCAGAGGCCGCAGGGATAGTGCG ctGGATGAAAAATGTGACAAGCAGTATTCAGATTATAGTCGG CCATCTTCCCGCTGTGCCACCCCAGGCCTCTCAGCAGCCACATTGGCAACACTGGGTGGCACCTCATCACGACGGGGCAGCGCAGACACTGGTAGCATCTATGAGCCCGACACCAGCCTGAGTGAACTTAGG GATATCTATGAACTAAAGGACCAGATTCAGGATGTAGAAGGGCGATACATGCAAGGGCTTAAAGAGCTGAAG GAGTCACTtgcagaggtggaggagaagtATAAGAAAGCCATGGTGTCGAACGCACAGCTGGACAATGACAAAGGCAACCTCATCTATCAAGTGGACACACTAAAGGATGTCATAGAGGAGATGGAGGAACAAATGGCTGAGATGAAGAGGGAGCTGGAAGAAAAGTCAAAG GAACTAGAAAGACAAAAGCACACATGTACAGTCCTGCAGCATAAACAAGAAGAACTGAAAGAGGGAATCCGCCAGAGAGATGAGCTTATAGAG GAGAGCCAGCGAATGCAGACTAAGTTAGATGACCTCACCAGAGAGGTGTTTGACCTGCAGGAAACGATAAACTGGAAGGACAAAAAGATTGGG GCCctagagagacagaaagagtacTTTGATTGCATTAGGAATGAGAGGGATGAGCTCAGAGATGAGCTCGCTGACATCAAGGGGAAGGCCAAAGCAGTAGAG ACACATGGGCTCGTCATCATCCCAGACGGCACACCAAATGGAGATGTCAACCATGAGCCTCAGTCCTCAGGGATCACTGTGGTCTCCCAGGAGGCCGCTCAGGTGCTGGAGTCTGCAGGAGAGGGCCCGCTGG ATGTCAGGCTACGGAAGTTGGCAGAGGAGAAAGATGAACTCTTGGCTCAGATCAGGAAGCTGAAGaatcagctggaggaggagagacagaaacactcaAAGATGGACAGTGCATACACAGACGGGGAGAAGATGGAGAACGGTACAGACCTACACTTTATTGAGATGCAGA GAGATGCCAACAGACAGATTAGTGAATACAAATTCAAGCTTTCCAAGGCAGAGCAGGAAATGGGTACAATGGAACAAAAT atTGCCAGACTTGAAGGGCAAGTGTCCAGGTACAAGGCATCAGCAGACAACTCAGAGAAAGTAGAAGATGAACTTAAGGCAGAAAAACGGAAACTTCAAAGAGAG CTGCGCACAGCTCTAGATAAGATAGAGGAGATGGAGATGACCAACAACCACCTAGTAAAGCGCCTCGAGAAGATGAAGGCCAACAGGAACGCCCTTCTGTCACAGCAGTGA